The Apteryx mantelli isolate bAptMan1 chromosome Z, bAptMan1.hap1, whole genome shotgun sequence genome has a segment encoding these proteins:
- the MARVELD2 gene encoding MARVEL domain-containing protein 2 isoform X2: MAGSAAAGGWRRPDEEPLDSEEAATPPPAAFPPPPLPLQPPCGPGDGAELKPVRRFVPDSWKSFFRGKRRESRAWGSAASDVLYAAAGAESSPPPSPAAPPAASWRAESEAVLRGEACGAAEAAYGQRYAYMRSWAGLLRVLCVAELLLGAAVFACVSAYVHKDNEWYNMFGYSQPYGFAAGGAYGGYYYGGPKTPFVLVAAGVAWIVTIVLLVLGMSVYYRTILLDSNWWPLTEFGINVALFFLYMAAAIVYVNDINRGGLCYYPLFKTPINASFCRVEGGQTAAIIFLFVTVVLYLISAVVALKLWRHEGARRHRELMAREMKTQSSLSEKKYESVDRPREEITYRQLKSVEVKPERLNGHIPAGHIPKPIVMPDYLAKYPAIQTNEMRDRYKAVFNDQFAEYKELSGEVHAVLRKFDELDALMRKLPHNPGSIHEQERISRVLQEYKKKKNPFMKAG, from the exons atggcggggagcgcggcggccggcggctggcggcggcccGACGAGGAGCCGCTGGACTCGGAGGAGGCGGCaacgccgccgcccgccgccttccCGCCGCCCCCACTGCCGCTGCAGCCGCCCTGCGGCCCCGGCGACGGCGCCGAGCTCAAGCCCGTGCGGCGGTTCGTGCCGGACTCGTGGAAGAGCTTCTTCAGGGGGAAGCGCCGTGAGAGCCGCGCCTGGGGCAGCGCGGCCTCCGACGTGCTGtacgccgcggcgggggcggagagctccccgccgccctcgcccgccgcgccgcccgccgcctcgtgGCGGGCCGAGAGCGAGGCCGTGCTGCGCGGCGAGGCCTGCGGCGCGGCTGAGGCGGCCTACGGGCAGCGCTACGCCTACATGAGGTCCTGGGCCGGGCTGCTGCGGGTCCTGTGCGTGGCCGAGCTGCTGCTGGGCGCCGCCGTGTTCGCCTGCGTCTCGGCCTACGTGCACAAGGACAACGAGTGGTACAACATGTTCGGGTACTCGCAGCCCTACGGCTTCGCGGCCGGCGGCGCCTACGGCGGCTACTACTACGGCGGGCCGAAGACGCCGTTCGTCCTGGTGGCGGCGGGAGTGGCGTGGATCGTGACCATcgtgctgctggtgctcggcaTGTCCGTGTACTACCGGACTATCCTGCTGGATTCAAACTGGTGGCCTCTGACCGAGTTCGGGATTAACGTGGCTTTGTTCTTCTTGTACATGGCGGCTGCGATAGTGTACGTGAACGATATTAATCGCGGGGGACTCTGCTACTACCCGCTATTCAAGACCCCGATAAACGCGTCTTTTTGCCGGGTGGAAGGAGGTCAGACAGCAGCAATAATCTTCCTGTTCGTCACAGTGGTACTCTATTTAATTAGCGCGGTGGTTGCTTTAAAGCTGTGGAGACACGAAGGAGCCAGGAGGCACAGAGAATTAATGGCGCGGGAG aTGAAAACACAGTCGTCTTTATCAGAAAAGAAG tATGAAAGTGTTGACAGACCAAGAGAAGAGATCACGTATAGGCAGCTTAAATCAGTGGAAGTGAAACCTGAACGACTTAATGGTCATATACCTGCAGGCCACATTCCTAAACCTATAGTAATGCCAGACTACTTAGC gaaataccCAGCAATTCAAACAAATGAAATGCGAGACCGATACAAAGCGGTATTCAATGATCAGTTTGCTGAATATAAAGAACTGTCAGGGGAAGTTCATGCTGTATTAAGGAAGTTTGATGAGCTGGATGCGTTGATGAGAAAACTGCCCCATAATCCTGGAAGCATACAT GAACAGGAAAGGATATCAAGAGTTTTGCAagaatacaagaagaaaaaaaat CCCTTCATGAAAGCAGGGTAA
- the MARVELD2 gene encoding MARVEL domain-containing protein 2 isoform X3, protein MAGSAAAGGWRRPDEEPLDSEEAATPPPAAFPPPPLPLQPPCGPGDGAELKPVRRFVPDSWKSFFRGKRRESRAWGSAASDVLYAAAGAESSPPPSPAAPPAASWRAESEAVLRGEACGAAEAAYGQRYAYMRSWAGLLRVLCVAELLLGAAVFACVSAYVHKDNEWYNMFGYSQPYGFAAGGAYGGYYYGGPKTPFVLVAAGVAWIVTIVLLVLGMSVYYRTILLDSNWWPLTEFGINVALFFLYMAAAIVYVNDINRGGLCYYPLFKTPINASFCRVEGGQTAAIIFLFVTVVLYLISAVVALKLWRHEGARRHRELMAREMKTQSSLSEKKYESVDRPREEITYRQLKSVEVKPERLNGHIPAGHIPKPIVMPDYLAKYPAIQTNEMRDRYKAVFNDQFAEYKELSGEVHAVLRKFDELDALMRKLPHNPGSIHEQERISRVLQEYKKKKN, encoded by the exons atggcggggagcgcggcggccggcggctggcggcggcccGACGAGGAGCCGCTGGACTCGGAGGAGGCGGCaacgccgccgcccgccgccttccCGCCGCCCCCACTGCCGCTGCAGCCGCCCTGCGGCCCCGGCGACGGCGCCGAGCTCAAGCCCGTGCGGCGGTTCGTGCCGGACTCGTGGAAGAGCTTCTTCAGGGGGAAGCGCCGTGAGAGCCGCGCCTGGGGCAGCGCGGCCTCCGACGTGCTGtacgccgcggcgggggcggagagctccccgccgccctcgcccgccgcgccgcccgccgcctcgtgGCGGGCCGAGAGCGAGGCCGTGCTGCGCGGCGAGGCCTGCGGCGCGGCTGAGGCGGCCTACGGGCAGCGCTACGCCTACATGAGGTCCTGGGCCGGGCTGCTGCGGGTCCTGTGCGTGGCCGAGCTGCTGCTGGGCGCCGCCGTGTTCGCCTGCGTCTCGGCCTACGTGCACAAGGACAACGAGTGGTACAACATGTTCGGGTACTCGCAGCCCTACGGCTTCGCGGCCGGCGGCGCCTACGGCGGCTACTACTACGGCGGGCCGAAGACGCCGTTCGTCCTGGTGGCGGCGGGAGTGGCGTGGATCGTGACCATcgtgctgctggtgctcggcaTGTCCGTGTACTACCGGACTATCCTGCTGGATTCAAACTGGTGGCCTCTGACCGAGTTCGGGATTAACGTGGCTTTGTTCTTCTTGTACATGGCGGCTGCGATAGTGTACGTGAACGATATTAATCGCGGGGGACTCTGCTACTACCCGCTATTCAAGACCCCGATAAACGCGTCTTTTTGCCGGGTGGAAGGAGGTCAGACAGCAGCAATAATCTTCCTGTTCGTCACAGTGGTACTCTATTTAATTAGCGCGGTGGTTGCTTTAAAGCTGTGGAGACACGAAGGAGCCAGGAGGCACAGAGAATTAATGGCGCGGGAG aTGAAAACACAGTCGTCTTTATCAGAAAAGAAG tATGAAAGTGTTGACAGACCAAGAGAAGAGATCACGTATAGGCAGCTTAAATCAGTGGAAGTGAAACCTGAACGACTTAATGGTCATATACCTGCAGGCCACATTCCTAAACCTATAGTAATGCCAGACTACTTAGC gaaataccCAGCAATTCAAACAAATGAAATGCGAGACCGATACAAAGCGGTATTCAATGATCAGTTTGCTGAATATAAAGAACTGTCAGGGGAAGTTCATGCTGTATTAAGGAAGTTTGATGAGCTGGATGCGTTGATGAGAAAACTGCCCCATAATCCTGGAAGCATACAT GAACAGGAAAGGATATCAAGAGTTTTGCAagaatacaagaagaaaaaaaat TGA
- the MARVELD2 gene encoding MARVEL domain-containing protein 2 isoform X1: MAGSAAAGGWRRPDEEPLDSEEAATPPPAAFPPPPLPLQPPCGPGDGAELKPVRRFVPDSWKSFFRGKRRESRAWGSAASDVLYAAAGAESSPPPSPAAPPAASWRAESEAVLRGEACGAAEAAYGQRYAYMRSWAGLLRVLCVAELLLGAAVFACVSAYVHKDNEWYNMFGYSQPYGFAAGGAYGGYYYGGPKTPFVLVAAGVAWIVTIVLLVLGMSVYYRTILLDSNWWPLTEFGINVALFFLYMAAAIVYVNDINRGGLCYYPLFKTPINASFCRVEGGQTAAIIFLFVTVVLYLISAVVALKLWRHEGARRHRELMAREMKTQSSLSEKKYESVDRPREEITYRQLKSVEVKPERLNGHIPAGHIPKPIVMPDYLAKYPAIQTNEMRDRYKAVFNDQFAEYKELSGEVHAVLRKFDELDALMRKLPHNPGSIHEQERISRVLQEYKKKKNDPAFLEKKERCEYLKNKLSHIKQRIQDYDKVMNWNVQV; the protein is encoded by the exons atggcggggagcgcggcggccggcggctggcggcggcccGACGAGGAGCCGCTGGACTCGGAGGAGGCGGCaacgccgccgcccgccgccttccCGCCGCCCCCACTGCCGCTGCAGCCGCCCTGCGGCCCCGGCGACGGCGCCGAGCTCAAGCCCGTGCGGCGGTTCGTGCCGGACTCGTGGAAGAGCTTCTTCAGGGGGAAGCGCCGTGAGAGCCGCGCCTGGGGCAGCGCGGCCTCCGACGTGCTGtacgccgcggcgggggcggagagctccccgccgccctcgcccgccgcgccgcccgccgcctcgtgGCGGGCCGAGAGCGAGGCCGTGCTGCGCGGCGAGGCCTGCGGCGCGGCTGAGGCGGCCTACGGGCAGCGCTACGCCTACATGAGGTCCTGGGCCGGGCTGCTGCGGGTCCTGTGCGTGGCCGAGCTGCTGCTGGGCGCCGCCGTGTTCGCCTGCGTCTCGGCCTACGTGCACAAGGACAACGAGTGGTACAACATGTTCGGGTACTCGCAGCCCTACGGCTTCGCGGCCGGCGGCGCCTACGGCGGCTACTACTACGGCGGGCCGAAGACGCCGTTCGTCCTGGTGGCGGCGGGAGTGGCGTGGATCGTGACCATcgtgctgctggtgctcggcaTGTCCGTGTACTACCGGACTATCCTGCTGGATTCAAACTGGTGGCCTCTGACCGAGTTCGGGATTAACGTGGCTTTGTTCTTCTTGTACATGGCGGCTGCGATAGTGTACGTGAACGATATTAATCGCGGGGGACTCTGCTACTACCCGCTATTCAAGACCCCGATAAACGCGTCTTTTTGCCGGGTGGAAGGAGGTCAGACAGCAGCAATAATCTTCCTGTTCGTCACAGTGGTACTCTATTTAATTAGCGCGGTGGTTGCTTTAAAGCTGTGGAGACACGAAGGAGCCAGGAGGCACAGAGAATTAATGGCGCGGGAG aTGAAAACACAGTCGTCTTTATCAGAAAAGAAG tATGAAAGTGTTGACAGACCAAGAGAAGAGATCACGTATAGGCAGCTTAAATCAGTGGAAGTGAAACCTGAACGACTTAATGGTCATATACCTGCAGGCCACATTCCTAAACCTATAGTAATGCCAGACTACTTAGC gaaataccCAGCAATTCAAACAAATGAAATGCGAGACCGATACAAAGCGGTATTCAATGATCAGTTTGCTGAATATAAAGAACTGTCAGGGGAAGTTCATGCTGTATTAAGGAAGTTTGATGAGCTGGATGCGTTGATGAGAAAACTGCCCCATAATCCTGGAAGCATACAT GAACAGGAAAGGATATCAAGAGTTTTGCAagaatacaagaagaaaaaaaat GATCCTGCGTTTCTGGAGAAAAAGGAGCGTTGTGAATACCTGAAGAATAAGCTTTCTCACATAAAACAACGAATTCAGGACTATGATAAAGTTATGAATTGGAATGTACAAGTTTAG